In Gammaproteobacteria bacterium, a genomic segment contains:
- the lepA gene encoding translation elongation factor 4 produces MADLAKIRNFSIIAHIDHGKSTLADRFIEVCGGLTQREMDSQVLDSMDLERERGITIKAQSVTLEYTSKDGNTYQLNFIDTPGHVDFSYEVSRSLAACEGALLVVDASQGVEAQSVANCYTAIEQGLEVLPVLNKIDLPAADPERVVHEVEEIIGIGASDAVKVSAKTGIGINDLLEQLVQRIPAPSGDRDAPLQALIIDSWFDNYLGVVSLVRVMNGTLEVKKKLKVMSTGRVHPVDSIGIFSPKRTETGILRAGEVGYVIAGIKEVDGAPVGDTLTYADKPADKPLPGFKPIQPRVFAGLFPVTAEHYEDLRDALSKLRLNDAALFYEPENSTALGLGFRCGFLGTLHMEIIQERLEREYDLELVTTAPTVIYEIELKGGETIQIDKPADLPEPNKINELREPIINASILMPKDYVGNVINLCIEKRGVQKKLQYLGNQVTLDYELPLSEVVLDFFDRLKSVSRGYASLDYHFLRFQAADLVRLDILINGDKVDALSLITHREQAFYRGRELVEKMREIIPRQMFEVAIQAAIGSHIIARSTVKALRKNVTAKCYGGDATRKRKLLEKQKEGKKRMKQVGSVEIPQEAFLAVLQVGKDK; encoded by the coding sequence GTGGCAGATCTAGCAAAAATTCGCAATTTTTCCATTATTGCACATATTGATCATGGTAAATCGACCCTGGCGGATCGCTTTATCGAGGTTTGTGGCGGCCTTACACAGCGGGAGATGGACTCACAAGTACTCGACTCCATGGATCTGGAACGGGAACGAGGTATTACCATCAAGGCCCAGAGCGTGACGCTGGAATATACCTCCAAGGACGGCAATACCTACCAACTTAACTTTATTGACACTCCGGGGCATGTGGATTTTTCCTATGAAGTATCTCGCTCGCTTGCTGCCTGCGAAGGTGCGCTCCTGGTCGTCGATGCTTCACAAGGGGTAGAGGCGCAGAGCGTAGCAAACTGCTATACGGCAATTGAACAAGGCCTGGAAGTTTTGCCTGTTCTGAACAAAATAGATTTACCCGCCGCAGATCCGGAGCGGGTGGTTCATGAAGTCGAAGAAATCATCGGCATTGGGGCCAGTGACGCGGTCAAAGTCAGCGCCAAAACCGGCATCGGCATCAACGATTTGCTTGAGCAATTGGTTCAGCGTATCCCGGCACCGTCTGGTGACAGAGACGCGCCCTTACAAGCGCTGATTATCGACTCCTGGTTTGACAATTACCTTGGGGTAGTATCATTGGTGCGCGTGATGAACGGCACCTTGGAGGTTAAGAAAAAACTGAAAGTGATGTCCACAGGACGCGTGCACCCAGTAGATTCAATTGGGATTTTTTCGCCTAAGCGAACCGAAACAGGGATACTGCGAGCGGGCGAGGTCGGATATGTCATTGCCGGAATCAAAGAGGTTGACGGCGCGCCTGTTGGCGATACGTTAACCTATGCAGATAAGCCCGCTGATAAGCCTCTACCAGGATTTAAGCCGATACAACCGCGCGTGTTCGCCGGATTGTTTCCGGTCACTGCCGAGCATTATGAAGATCTACGCGATGCGCTGTCCAAGTTGCGTCTCAATGACGCGGCTTTGTTTTATGAACCAGAAAATTCAACGGCCCTGGGTCTGGGCTTTCGATGCGGTTTTCTCGGTACTTTGCACATGGAGATTATCCAGGAACGACTCGAACGCGAATATGATCTGGAGCTGGTGACAACTGCGCCGACGGTTATCTACGAAATTGAACTCAAGGGTGGGGAAACGATACAGATCGACAAACCCGCCGATCTTCCTGAACCGAATAAGATAAATGAGCTGCGTGAACCAATTATCAACGCCAGCATACTGATGCCAAAAGATTATGTCGGTAATGTCATTAATCTATGTATAGAAAAACGAGGCGTACAAAAAAAGCTGCAGTATTTGGGCAATCAGGTGACGCTGGATTATGAGTTACCCCTGAGTGAAGTCGTGCTCGATTTTTTTGACCGTCTCAAGTCGGTCAGTCGCGGATATGCATCACTCGACTATCACTTTCTACGTTTTCAGGCGGCTGATCTCGTGCGCTTGGATATCCTTATCAACGGAGACAAGGTAGACGCATTGTCTTTGATTACACATCGTGAACAGGCTTTTTATCGCGGACGTGAATTGGTTGAAAAAATGCGCGAGATTATTCCTCGCCAGATGTTTGAGGTGGCGATACAGGCAGCAATCGGTTCACATATTATTGCTCGTTCAACTGTAAAGGCATTACGTAAGAATGTTACAGCCAAGTGTTACGGTGGTGACGCCACGCGTAAGCGCAAGCTTTTGGAAAAGCAGAAAGAAGGAAAGAAGCGCATGAAACAGGTTGGCTCTGTAGAAATTCCTCAAGAGGCATTCCTGGCAGTATTGCAAGTTGGTAAGGACAAATAG
- the era gene encoding GTPase Era, with protein MITHCGFVAIVGRPNVGKSTLLNRILGQKISITSRRAQTTRHRILGIKTHDHIQTIYLDTPGIHRQGGKEMNRIMNRTATRSLVDVDVVVLVLEGTRFTDEDELALQQIKRQTAPVILVINKADKIKDKEKLLPFIAKSAESFAYAHIVPVSAKTGKGVDELEKTIETFLPEGPGYFPEDQITDKSERFLAAELIREKLMRQLGQELPYSLTVEIEKFTEEQGGLHIAALIWVEKDSQKRIVIGKKGEKLKEIGTLAREDMQKLFGAKVFLETWVRVKSGWSDDVRALRSLGYNDDD; from the coding sequence TTGATAACACACTGTGGATTTGTGGCAATCGTCGGTCGTCCGAATGTAGGCAAGTCTACCTTGCTCAATCGAATACTTGGACAAAAGATTAGTATTACTTCGCGTCGTGCGCAAACGACCCGTCATCGCATATTGGGCATAAAAACTCACGACCACATTCAGACGATTTATCTAGATACGCCTGGAATTCATCGACAAGGCGGCAAGGAGATGAATCGTATAATGAATCGCACGGCGACGCGTAGTCTAGTTGATGTCGATGTAGTTGTGCTGGTGCTGGAAGGAACGCGTTTTACTGATGAAGATGAACTGGCTTTGCAGCAAATCAAGCGCCAAACGGCGCCTGTAATACTTGTCATCAATAAAGCGGATAAAATTAAGGACAAGGAAAAACTGCTGCCTTTCATTGCAAAAAGCGCCGAATCTTTTGCGTACGCGCACATCGTTCCTGTTTCAGCTAAAACGGGTAAGGGCGTTGATGAGTTGGAAAAAACCATCGAAACGTTTCTTCCTGAAGGACCAGGCTATTTCCCCGAGGACCAGATTACCGATAAGAGTGAACGTTTTCTGGCAGCAGAATTGATCCGCGAAAAACTCATGCGTCAACTTGGGCAGGAGTTACCTTACTCGCTCACGGTTGAAATCGAAAAATTTACTGAAGAGCAGGGTGGATTGCATATCGCTGCGCTGATTTGGGTTGAGAAAGATAGCCAGAAACGCATTGTCATTGGTAAGAAAGGCGAAAAGCTAAAAGAAATCGGCACGCTTGCCAGAGAGGATATGCAAAAGCTATTTGGAGCTAAAGTTTTTCTCGAGACTTGGGTCAGAGTGAAAAGTGGATGGTCCGATGATGTCAGGGCCTTGCGTAGTCTGGGCTATAACGATGACGACTGA
- the lepB gene encoding signal peptidase I, whose amino-acid sequence MNFDFASLMLIAVVITGIVWLIDIYHWAPKRAVEVARLEASSASEEELEQAAKESLLVEYSKSFFPVILIVLLLRSFLVEPFRIPSGSMIPTLRVGDFILVNKFSYGVRLPVINTKFLDTGLPQRGDVVVFRFPKDPSVDYIKRVIGLPGDRVEYRNKVLYVNGQRIEHKDMGPFIGNSGLPIPGLAVLNETLDGVSHTIMHESGKPVFNGSVLVPEGHYFVMGDNRDNSNDSRFWGTVPEENLVGRAFMIWMNWNFDEGGIEWSRIGNSIE is encoded by the coding sequence GTGAACTTTGATTTTGCGAGCTTAATGCTGATTGCAGTTGTTATCACCGGTATTGTCTGGTTGATAGACATCTATCACTGGGCGCCAAAGCGTGCAGTCGAAGTAGCCAGATTGGAAGCATCTTCGGCGAGCGAAGAGGAATTGGAACAGGCGGCCAAAGAGTCTCTACTGGTCGAGTATTCAAAGTCATTCTTTCCCGTTATTTTGATTGTGTTGCTCCTACGTTCATTTCTGGTAGAGCCTTTTCGTATTCCGTCCGGTTCCATGATACCTACCTTGCGCGTGGGTGATTTTATTCTGGTGAACAAGTTTAGTTATGGCGTCAGATTGCCAGTGATAAATACTAAATTTCTCGATACGGGCTTACCTCAGCGTGGCGACGTTGTGGTATTTCGTTTTCCAAAAGACCCGAGCGTCGATTACATCAAACGCGTTATCGGTTTACCGGGTGACCGCGTCGAATATCGTAACAAGGTATTGTACGTAAACGGTCAACGCATCGAACACAAAGATATGGGACCGTTCATCGGAAATTCTGGTTTACCTATCCCTGGATTGGCGGTGCTGAACGAAACTCTTGATGGTGTTTCGCATACCATTATGCACGAGAGTGGTAAGCCGGTTTTTAATGGTTCAGTATTGGTACCTGAAGGCCACTATTTCGTAATGGGCGATAACCGCGATAACAGTAATGACAGTCGCTTTTGGGGTACTGTTCCAGAAGAAAATCTGGTCGGTCGGGCATTCATGATCTGGATGAACTGGAATTTTGACGAAGGCGGCATAGAGTGGTCGCGAATCGGTAATTCTATTGAATAA
- a CDS encoding Wzz/FepE/Etk N-terminal domain-containing protein — protein sequence MSEQQKHAGEQGKLNMQPVYYVQAPIDNDEDEINLLDYWRVLMQFKWLIVGISFFTTVIAIVAALVATEIYQAEVTIAPADEESGGGISGLAGQFGGLAALAGVNIGGGGGKSEEAIAILGSRQFTLEFIHENKLMPVLFEDAWDEQAKKWKVENEEDVPTDWDAYKVFDKVRTVSNDAKTGMTTVAIEWKDPELAAQWANKLIVKLNENRKKRAIDEAEKSIRYLENQLRETSVVEMRQALFQLIEAQSKNRMLANVRDEFAFKVIDPAVVPEERVKPKRKLMVVLGGMVGVMLGVFLAFFISFIRNQKEQAAEAK from the coding sequence ATGAGTGAACAGCAAAAACATGCCGGAGAACAGGGCAAGCTAAACATGCAGCCGGTGTACTATGTTCAGGCGCCTATTGATAACGACGAAGACGAAATCAATCTTCTCGACTATTGGCGCGTGTTAATGCAGTTTAAGTGGCTAATTGTGGGCATTAGTTTTTTCACGACAGTGATTGCAATTGTTGCAGCGTTAGTCGCGACTGAAATTTATCAGGCAGAGGTCACTATCGCGCCGGCAGATGAAGAATCTGGCGGCGGTATTTCTGGTCTCGCCGGACAGTTTGGAGGCCTCGCTGCACTCGCCGGTGTGAACATAGGCGGTGGCGGTGGCAAGAGTGAAGAGGCCATTGCGATATTGGGTTCGCGTCAGTTTACGTTGGAGTTCATCCACGAAAATAAATTGATGCCAGTGCTATTCGAAGATGCGTGGGACGAACAGGCAAAAAAATGGAAAGTGGAAAACGAAGAGGACGTTCCGACCGATTGGGATGCCTATAAAGTTTTTGACAAAGTCAGAACCGTTAGCAATGACGCCAAGACTGGTATGACTACCGTAGCCATTGAATGGAAAGACCCTGAGCTGGCAGCACAGTGGGCCAACAAACTCATTGTAAAACTCAACGAAAACCGTAAGAAGAGGGCCATAGACGAAGCCGAAAAGAGCATTCGTTATCTTGAAAATCAATTACGCGAGACTAGCGTAGTCGAGATGCGTCAGGCCTTGTTTCAATTGATTGAGGCCCAGTCCAAGAATCGTATGCTGGCCAATGTTCGTGATGAGTTTGCCTTTAAGGTCATAGATCCCGCCGTAGTCCCTGAAGAACGTGTCAAACCCAAGCGCAAACTCATGGTAGTGCTTGGTGGTATGGTTGGGGTGATGCTGGGCGTTTTCCTCGCATTCTTTATTTCCTTTATTCGTAATCAAAAAGAACAGGCAGCGGAAGCCAAGTAG
- a CDS encoding ComEA family DNA-binding protein, with product MKIRTLLLTLMLMFSGVAFSSQIDINTANADAIAKTLKGVGPSKAAAIVQYRENNGPFFDIQDLAKVKGIGLKTLEVNKEKIRFASDK from the coding sequence ATGAAAATTCGGACTTTACTACTGACCTTGATGTTGATGTTCTCAGGCGTCGCATTTTCGTCGCAGATAGATATCAACACGGCCAATGCGGATGCCATAGCCAAGACGCTGAAAGGGGTTGGCCCCAGCAAGGCGGCGGCAATTGTGCAATACCGCGAGAATAACGGACCGTTTTTCGATATTCAGGATCTGGCTAAGGTCAAGGGCATTGGTCTGAAAACATTGGAGGTCAACAAGGAGAAAATCCGATTTGCTTCGGACAAGTAG
- a CDS encoding SLBB domain-containing protein has product MRHTFFPSTRLAASFGLFLFLILVSQASLAITAAQLGMLQSLSEGDRQQLLNALGGGFGVSQGGASLTKKGAAVDKKQAQSSTNKTSATDPAVDEALRVKPGDTLLVNFKQREESDLQALLETMQAEVKKKASVQYEPESDRMLYKLDKYGVLDMPGVGRIALAGLTEEEASSRLNLEPLLQRFQIEITLLPLEPIGQEALKPFGYELFRKPDDETVTQNELMPEIDIPVPKDYVMGPGDVVFIQLYGKDNFEYTLQVSRDGSLSFPGVGVIPVAGLEFDQLKDDLKKRIDKQFIGVSAYITLAELRSFRVFVLGEVEKPGSYLVSGAASITHALLKAEGISEIGSLRQISLKRNGKKVTELDLYDLLLQGDSRKDVRLQPGDVIHVPPVDATVSISGEIRRPAIYEIRSGETVDDLVDMAGGLLTSADRKSLRLERLNDGSVRSIFDVNLVDRNHDFKLKNADVLVVRRIADERNNGISLLGQVFHEDVFQWRKGIRVSDIVSSIDILKPNADSDYVIIKRHQPPYFDEFDVISFNMRLALKSPEGKHNVALQPRDEILVLDLSEKRTLQLAPVIQQLQRQSESNEPSQVVRINGQVRGPGEYPLEAGMRISDLIRAGGRLNESAYTLEAELTRYNTPDGETRRIHHVRVDLNAILAGDEKADLLMQPFDLLNIKEIPLWTEQDKVEIRGEVKFPGTYAIQRGETLSDLLKRVGGLTLFAYAEGAVFTREELRQREQKRLDELAMSLESEIGLITEQQKRDNTIETESVQMAQQVLDKLKKSRAVGRLVIDLPRIKRGMDLGDISTSDDIVLRGGDTLTIPPRMQEVSVIGQVYHPTSHLFRKGLDPIDYINMSGGMTNRADYSNSYVIRANGGVELAKQNWFLPSADVKPGDTVVVPVDADKLNNLKLWSSVSQILYNLSTSLAAWKTLGILD; this is encoded by the coding sequence TTGAGGCATACATTTTTTCCTTCCACACGATTGGCCGCGAGTTTCGGTCTGTTTCTTTTTTTAATATTGGTTTCGCAGGCTAGTCTGGCGATAACGGCTGCGCAGCTTGGCATGTTGCAATCGCTTTCGGAAGGGGACAGGCAGCAGTTATTGAATGCCTTGGGTGGCGGATTCGGCGTCTCTCAAGGCGGCGCGTCTTTGACTAAGAAAGGTGCCGCCGTTGATAAAAAACAAGCCCAGAGTAGTACAAATAAGACTAGTGCTACGGACCCAGCTGTCGACGAAGCGCTGCGTGTAAAGCCCGGTGATACGCTGCTGGTTAATTTTAAACAACGCGAAGAATCAGACCTTCAGGCCTTGCTGGAAACCATGCAGGCAGAGGTAAAGAAAAAGGCCTCCGTCCAGTATGAACCGGAATCTGATCGCATGCTGTATAAGCTGGATAAATATGGTGTGCTGGATATGCCCGGCGTGGGGCGTATTGCCTTGGCGGGACTTACCGAAGAAGAAGCCAGCTCACGTCTGAATCTTGAACCTTTACTCCAGCGTTTTCAGATCGAAATAACACTGCTTCCACTTGAACCCATCGGTCAGGAGGCCTTGAAACCTTTCGGCTATGAGCTATTCAGAAAGCCGGACGATGAAACCGTCACTCAAAACGAGTTGATGCCGGAAATTGATATCCCAGTCCCGAAAGATTATGTGATGGGGCCGGGTGACGTTGTTTTTATTCAGCTATACGGCAAGGACAATTTCGAATATACGCTCCAGGTTTCACGAGATGGTTCCTTAAGTTTTCCCGGCGTTGGTGTAATACCGGTTGCTGGCTTGGAGTTCGATCAACTCAAAGATGATTTGAAGAAACGTATCGACAAACAGTTTATCGGTGTCAGCGCCTATATTACCTTGGCCGAGCTACGTTCTTTTCGTGTATTCGTACTCGGCGAGGTGGAAAAGCCGGGATCTTATTTGGTCAGCGGCGCTGCATCGATTACCCATGCCTTGTTAAAGGCCGAAGGTATTTCGGAAATAGGTTCATTGCGCCAAATCAGTCTGAAACGAAATGGCAAGAAAGTAACTGAGTTGGATTTGTACGATCTTCTGCTACAGGGCGATTCGCGCAAAGATGTCAGATTGCAACCAGGTGACGTCATCCATGTGCCGCCTGTTGATGCCACTGTTTCAATATCTGGCGAGATTCGTCGCCCGGCAATATATGAAATTCGATCAGGTGAAACTGTCGATGATCTAGTCGATATGGCCGGAGGTTTATTAACCAGCGCAGATCGCAAGTCGCTTCGCTTGGAGCGTCTCAACGACGGTAGTGTTCGCAGCATATTCGATGTCAACCTCGTGGATAGGAATCACGATTTTAAGCTGAAGAATGCAGACGTTCTGGTTGTCCGACGCATTGCAGATGAACGTAATAATGGGATTTCGCTGCTAGGACAGGTATTTCACGAAGACGTTTTTCAGTGGCGTAAAGGAATCAGGGTTAGCGATATTGTTTCGTCGATAGACATATTGAAGCCCAATGCAGATTCGGACTACGTCATTATCAAACGTCATCAACCGCCATACTTCGACGAGTTCGATGTGATCTCGTTCAATATGCGTTTAGCATTGAAATCACCGGAAGGAAAACACAACGTCGCATTGCAGCCTCGCGATGAAATTCTGGTATTGGATTTAAGCGAAAAACGTACTTTGCAATTGGCACCGGTTATACAGCAATTGCAACGGCAATCGGAGTCAAATGAACCTAGTCAGGTGGTACGCATCAATGGGCAGGTAAGAGGTCCAGGTGAATATCCATTGGAAGCGGGAATGCGGATAAGCGATTTGATACGCGCGGGTGGTCGACTGAATGAATCCGCTTACACGCTGGAAGCGGAATTGACACGCTATAATACGCCGGATGGTGAAACGCGGCGGATTCATCATGTCAGAGTGGATTTGAATGCAATATTGGCGGGAGACGAGAAAGCCGACCTGCTGATGCAGCCGTTTGATCTGCTGAATATCAAAGAAATTCCGCTGTGGACTGAGCAGGACAAAGTCGAGATACGTGGCGAGGTAAAATTTCCGGGAACTTATGCGATACAGCGCGGTGAGACACTAAGTGACTTGCTGAAACGTGTGGGTGGACTAACACTTTTCGCATACGCGGAAGGCGCGGTATTTACCCGCGAAGAATTGCGCCAGCGCGAACAAAAACGATTGGACGAGTTGGCGATGTCACTGGAATCGGAAATCGGGCTAATCACCGAGCAGCAAAAGCGCGACAATACGATTGAAACGGAAAGTGTCCAAATGGCCCAGCAAGTGCTCGACAAGCTCAAGAAGTCGCGCGCCGTAGGGCGTCTGGTTATTGATTTACCGCGAATAAAACGCGGCATGGACTTGGGAGATATCAGCACCAGCGACGATATCGTTTTACGTGGCGGCGATACACTGACGATTCCTCCACGCATGCAGGAGGTCAGTGTTATAGGCCAAGTCTATCATCCGACTTCGCACCTTTTTCGTAAAGGTCTGGACCCCATCGACTATATCAATATGAGTGGCGGTATGACTAACCGCGCAGATTATTCCAATTCCTATGTTATACGTGCAAACGGCGGCGTTGAACTAGCAAAGCAGAATTGGTTCTTGCCATCGGCGGACGTCAAACCCGGCGACACTGTCGTTGTACCGGTGGATGCAGATAAACTGAACAATCTTAAACTTTGGTCTAGTGTGTCGCAGATTTTGTATAACTTATCGACCTCACTGGCAGCGTGGAAAACGCTCGGCATACTCGACTAG
- the rnc gene encoding ribonuclease III produces MLEYEFEDEAHLVRALTHRSAGSRHNERLEFLGDSVLNFVIAQALFERFPTATEGELSRLRANLVREATLADVARTLDLGEYLRLGSGELKSGGFRRGSILADGIEAIFGAVLLDGGFHASQKLILRLYQARIALADPNVNLKDPKSRLQEYLQSEKKSLPEYIVLSVDGAQHNQLFKVECRIPELQKCATGEGRTRRKAEQAAAKLALEQLEVKDS; encoded by the coding sequence ATGCTGGAATATGAATTCGAGGACGAGGCACACTTAGTTCGTGCGCTAACGCATCGTAGTGCCGGCAGTCGACACAACGAGCGTCTCGAGTTTCTTGGCGATAGCGTACTCAATTTCGTAATTGCACAGGCATTGTTTGAACGATTCCCCACAGCAACAGAAGGCGAACTCAGTCGCTTACGTGCTAATCTGGTTCGGGAAGCAACACTGGCTGATGTAGCGCGTACGCTAGACCTTGGTGAATATTTGCGCCTGGGCTCAGGCGAACTCAAGAGTGGAGGTTTCCGCAGGGGATCGATTCTAGCGGACGGCATAGAGGCAATTTTCGGTGCTGTTCTTTTAGACGGCGGTTTTCATGCTAGTCAAAAATTAATTCTCAGGCTTTATCAAGCGCGCATCGCGCTAGCCGATCCCAACGTCAATCTCAAAGACCCTAAAAGCCGTTTGCAGGAATATTTGCAGTCGGAAAAAAAATCTTTGCCGGAATATATTGTGTTATCTGTTGACGGAGCTCAGCACAATCAGTTGTTCAAGGTCGAGTGCCGGATACCAGAGTTGCAAAAGTGTGCCACTGGAGAAGGTCGAACGCGTCGAAAAGCAGAACAGGCAGCTGCAAAACTGGCCTTGGAACAACTAGAGGTAAAAGATAGTTGA
- a CDS encoding mannose-1-phosphate guanylyltransferase/mannose-6-phosphate isomerase, with product MQLIPVILCGGSGTRLWPMSRQMFPKQLLALTNEFTLLQNTINRVKGLQCGSKIKADPSKALFVSNEEHRFLIAQQLQDIGIAGAKIVLEPAGRNTAPALTAAAQIILKQDDALMLVMPADHIIPNVQRFHEAVCRAAELAIQDQLVTFGIVATRPETGYGYIERGEGVDGDPHYPIKRFVEKPDLDTAKQYLDSGNFYWNSGMFLMKASIWQQAIAQFNPDIARNCQAAVDNAQSDMDFVRLNKSAFCDSPSDSIDYAVMEKLATDSAHQFKGAVVALDAGWSDIGAWDSLWDVSDKQASGNVFKGDVIADSTENSMVLADHRLVTTVGLKNMIVVETADAVLVADMNNAQNVKNIVNQIKERKRTEADIHRNVFRPWGSYQGIDVGERFQVKRIVVKPGAALSLQMHHHRAEHWIVVKGTARVTRGDEVTLLSENQSTYIPIGVTHRLENPGTIPLEIIEVQSGSYLGEDDIVRFEDQYGRKQ from the coding sequence ATGCAGTTGATACCCGTAATTCTTTGTGGCGGTTCTGGTACACGTTTGTGGCCCATGTCGCGCCAGATGTTTCCCAAGCAATTGCTAGCGCTGACCAATGAGTTTACGCTCCTGCAAAACACGATCAACCGTGTTAAGGGACTACAGTGTGGGAGCAAGATAAAAGCTGATCCGTCTAAGGCGCTGTTTGTCAGCAATGAAGAACATCGTTTTTTGATCGCACAGCAACTTCAGGATATCGGCATCGCCGGAGCGAAAATCGTCCTGGAACCTGCAGGTCGAAACACCGCGCCGGCATTAACGGCTGCCGCGCAAATCATACTCAAGCAGGATGACGCTTTGATGTTAGTCATGCCTGCTGACCATATTATTCCCAATGTGCAACGTTTTCATGAGGCGGTGTGTCGTGCAGCAGAGCTCGCAATACAAGATCAGCTTGTGACATTTGGCATAGTTGCCACACGCCCGGAAACGGGTTACGGCTATATTGAACGTGGCGAAGGAGTGGATGGTGATCCGCATTATCCGATCAAACGTTTCGTCGAAAAACCAGACCTAGATACGGCAAAGCAATATCTCGATAGTGGCAATTTTTACTGGAACAGCGGCATGTTTCTGATGAAGGCCTCAATATGGCAACAAGCCATCGCTCAGTTCAATCCCGATATTGCCCGAAACTGCCAGGCCGCTGTTGACAATGCCCAGTCCGATATGGATTTTGTGCGCCTAAACAAGAGCGCGTTTTGTGATTCGCCCAGCGACTCGATCGACTACGCCGTCATGGAAAAGCTCGCAACGGATTCGGCCCATCAATTCAAGGGTGCGGTGGTAGCACTAGACGCAGGTTGGTCTGATATCGGCGCCTGGGATAGTCTATGGGATGTGAGTGATAAACAGGCATCAGGAAATGTTTTCAAAGGTGATGTTATTGCCGACAGTACCGAAAACAGCATGGTGCTGGCAGATCACCGCCTGGTGACGACCGTCGGCCTGAAAAACATGATAGTGGTAGAAACTGCCGACGCAGTATTAGTTGCCGATATGAACAACGCGCAAAACGTGAAGAATATCGTCAACCAGATCAAAGAGCGCAAGCGTACTGAGGCCGATATTCATCGCAATGTATTTCGTCCCTGGGGAAGTTATCAAGGCATTGATGTAGGCGAACGTTTCCAGGTCAAACGCATCGTGGTCAAACCAGGCGCTGCCTTGTCTTTACAGATGCATCACCACCGCGCGGAGCACTGGATAGTGGTCAAAGGCACCGCGCGCGTGACCAGAGGTGATGAGGTTACACTGCTCTCAGAAAATCAATCTACCTATATCCCAATAGGTGTCACCCACCGTTTGGAAAACCCCGGGACTATCCCATTGGAGATCATCGAGGTGCAGTCGGGCAGTTATCTTGGAGAAGACGATATCGTTCGATTTGAGGATCAGTACGGTCGCAAGCAGTAG
- the pyrF gene encoding orotidine-5'-phosphate decarboxylase has translation MHDSKIIVALDFASSGEALSFARRMNPQQCRLKVGKELFTLAGPDVVRQLQSLGFDIFLDLKFHDIPATVARACAVAADIGVWMLNVHALGGEKMMREAANAVAGSKTQLIAVTVLTSMDAQDLAQVGIAQSVDEQVSRLATLAKQSGMHGVVCSAREASLLRETCGDDFLKVTPGIRPAWAGSDDQKRIVTPAQALKDGASHLVIGRPITRADNPQQALEKVLLEINEC, from the coding sequence ATGCACGATTCGAAAATTATAGTAGCCTTGGATTTCGCTAGTTCTGGTGAGGCGCTTTCTTTCGCGAGACGAATGAATCCGCAACAATGTCGTCTGAAAGTTGGAAAAGAATTATTTACTCTGGCCGGACCTGATGTGGTAAGACAGCTTCAAAGCCTTGGCTTTGATATCTTCCTAGATCTTAAGTTTCACGACATACCGGCAACGGTTGCTAGAGCCTGTGCAGTTGCTGCAGATATAGGCGTATGGATGCTGAATGTTCATGCGCTCGGCGGCGAGAAAATGATGCGTGAAGCAGCAAATGCAGTGGCTGGAAGTAAGACACAACTGATCGCGGTAACTGTGTTGACGAGTATGGATGCACAGGATTTAGCGCAAGTTGGAATCGCTCAATCCGTTGACGAGCAGGTTTCTCGTCTCGCGACACTCGCGAAACAGTCTGGTATGCATGGCGTGGTTTGTTCGGCACGCGAGGCCAGCCTGTTGCGTGAGACATGCGGTGACGATTTTCTGAAAGTAACCCCAGGTATTCGACCTGCCTGGGCAGGTAGTGATGATCAGAAGCGCATAGTTACCCCGGCGCAAGCCTTAAAGGATGGTGCCAGTCATCTGGTCATCGGTAGACCAATTACCCGCGCGGATAATCCCCAGCAGGCCCTGGAGAAAGTCCTGCTGGAAATTAATGAATGTTAA